In Pseudobacter ginsenosidimutans, the following are encoded in one genomic region:
- a CDS encoding S66 peptidase family protein: protein MIKVPAYLQPGDTIAIVCPAGFMAKEKAQSCIDVLQEWGYKVKVGKTLGSDSENYFSGTDEERLQDLQQMIDDDSVQAILCGRGGYGVGRIIDRINFKSFKKKPKWIIGFSDITVLHAHIYSNYKIATLHAPMAAAFNDEGFRNEYVLSLKKAMEGKKAKYSCVPHTFNNKGEAVGELVGGNLALLANITGTPSQLKTKGRILFIEDVGEYLYSIDRMFYQLKRSGQLEKLAGLIIGGFTDMKDTERPFGKTVEEIIHELVSEYDYPVCFNFPVSHGKENYALKVGVGYKLKVGANKVTLEE from the coding sequence ATGATCAAAGTACCTGCATACCTGCAACCAGGAGATACCATCGCTATTGTTTGTCCGGCCGGCTTCATGGCAAAAGAAAAAGCTCAGAGCTGTATCGATGTCTTACAGGAATGGGGATACAAAGTGAAAGTAGGCAAGACCCTCGGCAGCGATTCTGAAAATTATTTTTCAGGCACAGATGAAGAACGTTTGCAGGACTTACAGCAAATGATAGATGATGATTCTGTTCAGGCTATCCTCTGCGGAAGGGGTGGTTATGGTGTGGGAAGGATCATCGACCGGATCAATTTCAAATCTTTTAAAAAGAAGCCCAAATGGATCATCGGGTTCAGTGATATTACGGTCCTGCATGCGCATATCTATTCTAATTATAAGATCGCCACTTTGCATGCGCCCATGGCGGCCGCTTTTAATGATGAAGGCTTCAGGAATGAATATGTGCTGAGCCTTAAGAAAGCGATGGAAGGTAAGAAGGCTAAGTATTCCTGCGTACCACATACATTCAATAATAAAGGAGAAGCTGTTGGAGAGCTGGTGGGCGGCAATCTGGCTTTGCTCGCGAATATTACGGGAACTCCTTCGCAATTGAAAACTAAAGGACGAATACTATTTATTGAAGATGTTGGGGAATATCTCTACAGTATCGACAGGATGTTCTATCAACTCAAACGCAGCGGACAGTTGGAGAAACTGGCAGGATTGATCATTGGTGGTTTTACTGATATGAAAGATACAGAAAGGCCATTCGGTAAAACAGTAGAAGAGATCATCCATGAATTGGTAAGCGAATATGATTACCCGGTTTGTTTCAATTTTCCCGTGAGTCATGGGAAAGAGAATTATGCATTGAAAGTAGGAGTAGGCTATAAGCTGAAAGTAGGAGCGAATAAAGTGACGTTGGAAGAATAA
- a CDS encoding DUF6934 family protein: MDDAYNVSNQDRNKILATVAGAVYEFTAAYPDRVVYFSGSTPARCRLYRMAIGNNLNQLALFEILGDRSDSSEYIVEDFVKDAQYFEFFAKRKNN; this comes from the coding sequence ATGGATGATGCTTATAATGTCAGTAATCAAGACAGAAACAAAATACTGGCAACAGTTGCCGGGGCTGTTTATGAGTTTACAGCAGCCTATCCCGACAGAGTTGTTTATTTTTCCGGTAGTACGCCCGCGAGATGCCGGCTTTATCGAATGGCCATCGGCAATAATTTGAATCAATTGGCATTGTTTGAAATATTGGGAGACAGATCAGATAGTTCAGAATATATTGTAGAGGACTTTGTTAAGGATGCTCAGTACTTTGAGTTTTTCGCAAAAAGAAAAAACAATTAA
- a CDS encoding globin domain-containing protein translates to MTTQQIQLIKQSWASVAALDTLTVGTLFYDKLFSIAPDVRPMFRSPVSDQSRKLLSMIGYVINKLERLDEIAHEIGGLAKRHVHYGVKNEHYTVVGEALLWTLQQGLGHQWNDEMEAAWTNCYRTLSGAMILASKETATA, encoded by the coding sequence ATGACAACCCAACAGATACAACTGATCAAACAAAGCTGGGCCAGCGTAGCAGCGCTGGATACCCTCACTGTAGGCACGCTGTTCTACGACAAACTCTTTTCAATTGCGCCGGATGTAAGGCCAATGTTCCGTTCTCCTGTTTCCGACCAATCCCGCAAACTCCTTTCCATGATCGGTTATGTGATCAACAAACTGGAAAGACTTGATGAGATCGCCCATGAAATTGGCGGGCTCGCCAAAAGACATGTTCACTACGGTGTTAAGAACGAACATTACACCGTAGTTGGAGAGGCATTGCTCTGGACCCTTCAGCAGGGCCTCGGACATCAATGGAATGACGAAATGGAAGCCGCCTGGACCAACTGTTACAGGACCCTCTCCGGCGCCATGATCCTTGCTTCCAAAGAAACAGCCACCGCATAA
- a CDS encoding globin domain-containing protein — protein MTNSQINLIKRSWKVFRDADPRIVGDAFYSKLFNDTPTLRKMFPVQMDAQYKKLIDMLSTIVARLDRPDDMQDELTAMAHRHAGYGVRPAHYRLVGKALIWTLQRGLGPDWSPELEEAWTTCYSQLSDMMINASVAN, from the coding sequence ATGACCAATAGCCAGATCAACCTGATCAAACGTTCCTGGAAAGTTTTCAGAGATGCAGACCCTCGTATTGTTGGCGATGCCTTTTACAGCAAACTCTTCAACGACACACCCACACTCCGGAAAATGTTCCCCGTCCAAATGGACGCTCAGTACAAAAAGCTCATAGATATGCTGAGTACCATCGTTGCCCGGCTGGACAGACCGGATGATATGCAGGATGAACTAACGGCTATGGCCCACCGCCACGCTGGTTACGGTGTACGTCCCGCACATTACAGGCTTGTAGGAAAAGCATTGATCTGGACCCTGCAGCGCGGACTGGGACCCGATTGGTCGCCTGAACTGGAAGAAGCCTGGACCACCTGTTATTCACAGCTATCGGATATGATGATCAATGCCTCTGTAGCCAACTGA
- a CDS encoding hydrogen peroxide-inducible genes activator: MTFVQLEYIVAVDTFRHFALAAEHCYVTQPTLSMQIQKLEEEMGIKIFDRSKQPVVPTEAGMEIIEQARKVLAERNLITEIVQHKRGILTGELRIGIIPTLAPYLLPLFVPAFNKKYPHVKLIVQEMRTEYIINRLREGRIDTGILVTPLQEKGIKEHVLFYEEFLAYVSPKNAAFKKTYVLPQDIDPNKLWLMEEGHCFRSQIVNLCELRKATEMGTQFEYEAGSIETLRRMVELNDGITILPELTTMDMDHKKMQLVRHFKKPAPMREVSVVVHRDFVKKRLIEVLKDSIIAAIPDKVRKNKNLKVVPV; encoded by the coding sequence ATGACCTTTGTGCAACTGGAATACATCGTGGCCGTAGATACCTTCCGCCATTTCGCTTTAGCCGCCGAGCATTGTTATGTTACTCAGCCTACGCTTAGCATGCAGATCCAGAAACTGGAGGAAGAGATGGGCATCAAAATTTTCGACAGGAGCAAACAACCCGTAGTGCCCACTGAAGCTGGAATGGAGATCATCGAGCAGGCGAGGAAAGTACTGGCAGAGCGGAACCTGATCACCGAGATCGTTCAACACAAGCGGGGTATCCTCACCGGCGAATTGCGGATAGGTATCATCCCTACATTGGCTCCCTATCTGCTGCCTTTGTTCGTTCCGGCTTTCAATAAAAAATATCCGCACGTTAAACTGATCGTGCAGGAAATGCGCACTGAGTATATCATCAACCGCCTTCGCGAAGGCCGTATCGATACCGGCATTCTTGTTACGCCGCTCCAGGAGAAAGGCATCAAAGAACATGTTCTGTTCTACGAAGAATTCCTGGCCTATGTTTCACCAAAGAATGCTGCTTTCAAAAAAACATATGTGCTTCCCCAGGACATCGACCCCAATAAGCTTTGGCTGATGGAAGAAGGGCATTGCTTCCGCTCACAGATCGTGAACCTCTGCGAGCTGCGCAAGGCTACGGAAATGGGCACCCAATTTGAATATGAAGCCGGTAGTATCGAAACCCTGCGCCGAATGGTGGAACTCAATGATGGCATCACCATCCTTCCGGAACTCACTACCATGGATATGGACCATAAGAAAATGCAGCTGGTCCGTCATTTCAAAAAGCCCGCTCCCATGCGCGAAGTAAGCGTGGTGGTGCACAGGGATTTTGTAAAGAAAAGATTGATCGAGGTATTGAAAGATTCCATTATTGCCGCTATTCCCGATAAAGTAAGAAAGAACAAAAACCTCAAAGTGGTGCCGGTATAA
- a CDS encoding alpha/beta hydrolase, translating to MNKKKIIRWMKILLLVYCIIGIAIYGLQDYIMFRPVAVDKSHKYDFRIPYREVNLPYSSNVNINVIQFTTTDSVPKGVVLYFHGNRRNISWYARNAPVFTRTGYEVWMLDYPGFGKSTGTFTEAKLYEWALLLYKLARASYKPDSIVLYGRSMGSGIAAQLGAIRDCRKLILETPYYDFPSILSSRIPIYPMERMIKFKIPTWQYLQEVTAPVSIFHGTSDGVIPYRNASRLKPFLKSKDEFITIEDGSHNDLPGFPLYQQKMDSLLRN from the coding sequence ATGAACAAAAAGAAGATCATCAGGTGGATGAAAATATTGCTGCTGGTGTATTGCATCATCGGCATCGCGATCTATGGATTGCAGGACTATATCATGTTCCGACCAGTTGCTGTTGACAAATCGCATAAGTATGATTTCAGGATCCCTTACCGCGAGGTGAATCTCCCCTACTCTTCCAATGTGAACATCAACGTGATCCAGTTCACTACCACAGACTCCGTTCCCAAAGGCGTGGTGCTGTATTTCCATGGCAATCGCCGGAATATTTCCTGGTATGCCAGGAACGCTCCGGTGTTCACACGAACTGGCTATGAAGTCTGGATGCTCGACTACCCTGGATTCGGCAAAAGCACCGGCACTTTCACGGAAGCGAAATTATACGAATGGGCATTACTGTTATACAAGCTGGCGCGTGCAAGCTATAAGCCGGACAGCATCGTTTTATATGGTCGCAGCATGGGTTCTGGCATTGCCGCGCAACTGGGAGCAATCAGGGATTGCAGGAAACTGATCCTCGAAACTCCCTACTATGATTTTCCCAGCATCCTCAGTTCAAGGATCCCCATTTATCCAATGGAACGAATGATCAAATTCAAGATCCCCACCTGGCAATACCTCCAGGAGGTGACGGCCCCGGTTTCCATCTTCCATGGCACATCCGATGGCGTGATACCTTACAGGAATGCATCCAGACTGAAACCATTCCTGAAATCAAAAGATGAATTCATCACTATTGAAGACGGCAGTCATAACGATCTGCCCGGGTTCCCCCTCTATCAGCAGAAAATGGATTCTTTGCTGAGGAACTGA